The following is a genomic window from Serratia ficaria.
CCGAAAGTGCGCCCGTCTTCAGAAGTGTACGGCCAGACCAACATCGGCGGTAAGGGCGGCACCCGTATTCCTATCGCCGGCATCGCCGGGGACCAGCAGGCGGCGCTGTACGGCCAGCTGTGCGTCCAACCGGGCATGGCGAAGAACACCTACGGCACCGGCTGCTTCCTGCTGATGAACACCGGCAAGGAAGCGGTGCGCTCCAGCCACGGCTTGCTGACCACCATCGCCTGCGGGCCGCGCGGTGAAGTGAACTACGCGCTGGAAGGCGCGGTATTCATCGGCGGCGCGTCAATCCAGTGGCTGCGCGACGAACTGAAGCTGATCAGCGACGCCGCCGACTCCGAATACTTCGCCACCAAGGTGAAAGACAGCAACGGCGTCTACGTGGTGCCGGCCTTCACCGGCCTCGGCGCGCCTTACTGGGACCCGTATGCCCGCGGCGCCATCTTCGGCCTGACCCGCGGCGCCAACAGCAACCACATCATCCGCGCCACCCTGGAGTCTATCGCCTATCAGACCCGCGACGTGCTGGACGCCATGCAGGCCGATTCCAATACCCGCCTGCAGTCGCTGCGCGTGGACGGCGGTGCGGTCGCCAACAACTTCCTGATGCAGTTCCAGTCCGACATCCTCGGCACCCGCGTAGAGCGCCCTGAAGTGCGCGAATCGACGGCGCTGGGCGCCGCTTTCCTGGCGGGCCTGGCCATCGGCTACTGGAACGACCTGGATGAGGTGAAAAGCAAGGCGGTGATCGAACGCGAATTCCGCCCAAGCATCGAAACCACCGAGCGCAACTACCGTTACAGCGGCTGGAAAAAAGCGGTGGCCCGCGCTCAGGCGTGGGAAGAACACGACTAAGCCCGCGTTGCCGTTTACCCCCTGAATTGCGCTGCCCACGGGCGGCGCTTTTTTTTGCCCCGCCCCGCCGCCGGCGCGCTGTGATAAACTTTGTCGATATTTCCTTCCCTTCTCACAGACAGGTTTTTGCCATGAAACGTGAATTAGCCATCGAATTTTCCCGCGTAACCGAAGCCGCCGCGCTGGCGGGCTACCAATGGCTGGGGCGCGGCGACAAAAATGCCGCCGACGGCGCGGCGGTCCACGCCATGCGCATCATGCTCAATAAAGTGGATATCGATGGCCGCATCGTGATCGGCGAAGGTGAAATTGATGAAGCGCCGATGCTGTATATCGGCGAGCAGGTCGGCAGCGGCCGGGGCGACGCGGTAGACATCGCGGTCGATCCGATCGAAGGCACCCGCATGACCGCCATGGGCCAGTCCAACGCGCTGGCGGTGCTGGCGGTGGGCGATCGCGGCACCTTCCTGCACGCGCCCGACATGTATATGGAAAAGCTGGTGGTCGGCCCGGCGGCGCGCGGCGCCATCGATCTCAACCTGCCGCTGGCGGAAAACCTGAAAAACGTCGCCGCGCGCCTCGGCAAGCCGCTGACGCAGCTGACGGTGATCGTGCTGGCCAAGCCGCGCCACGACGGCGTGATCGCGCAGATGCAGCAGCTCGGCGTGCGGGTGTTCGCCATTCCTGACGGCGACGTGGCGGCCTCGATCCTGACCTGCATGCCGGAAAGCGAAGTCGATCTGATGTACGGCGTCGGCGGCGCGCCCGAAGGGGTGATTTCCGCCGCGGTGATCCGCGCGCTGGACGGCGACATGCAGGCGCGCCTGCTGCCGCGCCATCAGGTGAAGGGCGACAGCGCCGAAAACCGCCGCATCGGCGAAGAAGAGCTGGCGCGCTGCCGGGAGATGGGCATTGAGGCCGGCAGGGTG
Proteins encoded in this region:
- the glpX gene encoding class II fructose-bisphosphatase, with the translated sequence MKRELAIEFSRVTEAAALAGYQWLGRGDKNAADGAAVHAMRIMLNKVDIDGRIVIGEGEIDEAPMLYIGEQVGSGRGDAVDIAVDPIEGTRMTAMGQSNALAVLAVGDRGTFLHAPDMYMEKLVVGPAARGAIDLNLPLAENLKNVAARLGKPLTQLTVIVLAKPRHDGVIAQMQQLGVRVFAIPDGDVAASILTCMPESEVDLMYGVGGAPEGVISAAVIRALDGDMQARLLPRHQVKGDSAENRRIGEEELARCREMGIEAGRVLQLGEMARNDNVIFSATGITKGDLLDGISRQGNVATTETLLIRGKSRTIRRIRSTHYLDRKDPALHPFLL
- the glpK gene encoding glycerol kinase GlpK, which codes for MTVEKKYIVALDQGTTSSRAVVLDHDANIVAVSQREFTQIYPKAGWVEHDPMEIWSSQSSTLVEVLAKADINSDQIAGIGITNQRETTIVWEKETGKPIYNAIVWQCRRTAEICEKLKRDGLEEYIRHNTGLVVDPYFSGTKVKWILDNVEGARERAKRGELLFGTVDTWLVWKMTQGRVHVTDYTNASRTMMFNIHELDWDERMLEVLDIPRAMLPKVRPSSEVYGQTNIGGKGGTRIPIAGIAGDQQAALYGQLCVQPGMAKNTYGTGCFLLMNTGKEAVRSSHGLLTTIACGPRGEVNYALEGAVFIGGASIQWLRDELKLISDAADSEYFATKVKDSNGVYVVPAFTGLGAPYWDPYARGAIFGLTRGANSNHIIRATLESIAYQTRDVLDAMQADSNTRLQSLRVDGGAVANNFLMQFQSDILGTRVERPEVRESTALGAAFLAGLAIGYWNDLDEVKSKAVIEREFRPSIETTERNYRYSGWKKAVARAQAWEEHD